One region of Glycine max cultivar Williams 82 chromosome 9, Glycine_max_v4.0, whole genome shotgun sequence genomic DNA includes:
- the LOC100789101 gene encoding pentatricopeptide repeat-containing protein At2g22410, mitochondrial: protein MVNPNLRTDPSTIYNLIKSYALSPSTILKAHNLFQQIHRPTLPFWNIMIRGWSVSDQPNEAIRMYNLMYRQGLLGNNLTYLFLFKACARVPDVSCGSTIHARVLKLGFESHLYVSNALINMYGSCGHLGLAQKVFDEMPERDLVSWNSLVCGYGQCKRFREVLGVFEAMRVAGVKGDAVTMVKVVLACTSLGEWGVADAMVDYIEENNVEIDVYLGNTLIDMYGRRGLVHLARGVFDQMQWRNLVSWNAMIMGYGKAGNLVAARELFDAMSQRDVISWTNMITSYSQAGQFTEALRLFKEMMESKVKPDEITVASVLSACAHTGSLDVGEAAHDYIQKYDVKADIYVGNALIDMYCKCGVVEKALEVFKEMRKKDSVSWTSIISGLAVNGFADSALDYFSRMLREVVQPSHGAFVGILLACAHAGLVDKGLEYFESMEKVYGLKPEMKHYGCVVDLLSRSGNLQRAFEFIKEMPVTPDVVIWRILLSASQVHGNIPLAEIATKKLLELDPSNSGNYVLSSNTYAGSNRWEDAVKMRELMEKSNVQKPSGSSCIEVNCSNSSQDSCFIEHEEKSELNLSRRFIYYS from the coding sequence ATGGTGAACCCAAATCTCAGAACAGACCCTTCCACCATTTACAACCTTATCAAATCCTACGCACTTTCCCCCTCAACCATCCTCAAAGCCCATAACCTCTTCCAACAAATCCACCGACCCACGTTGCCCTTTTGGAACATCATGATCCGCGGCTGGTCCGTCAGTGACCAACCCAACGAAGCAATTCGCATGTACAACCTCATGTATCGCCAGGGCCTGTTGGGTAACAACCTCACATACCTTTTTCTCTTCAAGGCCTGTGCTCGAGTCCCCGATGTTTCTTGCGGCTCAACGATTCATGCCCGCGTTTTGAAACTTGGGTTTGAGTCCCATCTCTATGTTTCCAACGCCTTGATTAACATGTATGGCTCTTGTGGTCATTTGGGTCTTGCTCAGAAggtgtttgatgaaatgcctGAGAGGGACTTGGTTTCGTGGAATTCGTTGGTTTGTGGGTATGGTCAGTGCAAGAGGTTTAGGGAGGTGTTGGGTGTTTTTGAAGCAATGCGGGTGGCTGGTGTGAAGGGCGATGCTGTGACTATGGTGAAGGTTGTTTTGGCATGCACTTCGTTGGGTGAGTGGGGTGTTGCTGATGCCATGGTTGACTACATTGAGGAAAATAACGTGGAAATTGATGTTTACTTGGGGAATACACTGATTGATATGTATGGACGCCGTGGTTTGGTTCATCTGGCTCGTGGAGTTTTTGATCAGATGCAATGGAGAAATTTGGTTTCTTGGAATGCAATGATTATGGGTTATGGGAAAGCAGGAAACTTGGTTGCTGCTCGGGAGTTGTTTGATGCTATGTCGCAGAGAGATGTGATCTCGTGGACTAATATGATCACAAGTTACTCTCAAGCAGGCCAGTTTACGGAGGCCTTGAGGCTTTTCAAGGAAATGATGGAATCTAAGGTGAAGCCGGATGAAATAACAGTTGCCAGTGTGCTTTCTGCATGTGCTCATACCGGTTCACTTGATGTTGGGGAGGCTGCTCATGACTATATACAGAAATATGATGTAAAAGCTGATATTTATGTTGGAAATGCCTTGATAGATATGTATTGCAAATGTGGTGTGGTTGAGAAAGCATTGGAGGTGTTTAAAGAGATGAGGAAGAAGGACTCTGTGTCATGGACTTCGATCATTTCAGGCCTTGCGGTTAATGGCTTTGCAGATTCAGCACTTGATTATTTTTCACGGATGTTGAGGGAAGTTGTGCAGCCATCTCATGGAGCCTTTGTTGGAATTTTGCTAGCCTGTGCACATGCCGGATTGGTTGATAAAGGATTGGAATATTTTGAAAGTATGGAGAAGGTTTATGGACTGAAACCGGAAATGAAACATTATGGATGTGTTGTGGATCTTTTGAGTCGCTCTGGCAATTTACAAAGGGCATTTGAATTCATAAAAGAGATGCCTGTGACTCCAGATGTGGTAATATGGAGGATATTGCTGAGCGCTTCTCAGGTTCATGGAAATATACCCTTGGCTGAGATTGCCACAAAGAAGCTTCTTGAACTGGATCCTTCTAATAGTGGTAACTATGTACTTTCATCTAATACTTATGCGGGCTCCAATAGATGGGAAGATGCTGTTAAAATGAGAGAACTGATGGAGAAGAGTAATGTACAGAAACCATCAGGTAGCAGTTGCATAGAAGTAAATTGTTCAAACAGTTCTCAAGATTCTTGTTTTATTGAACATGAAGAGAAGAGTGAATTAAATTTGTCTAGAAGATTcatttattattcataa
- the LOC100818163 gene encoding K(+) efflux antiporter 2, chloroplastic — MSMDMACSLPQSRVLHGGLGTSYRHRSVGQLGCFDFRGRGFGCASFGDSRSVSRLQRSRMNVSACWNNSRVATGREFKVLNTKRSLSCKKNNNLFMVSRVIWSKCQGNDSLAYVNGNGRNVDYVEGSGEDVGLGPVSSAELDATLEEEEGQAERKEGGSEIGLEELSVDELKELLQKALKELEVAQINSTMFEEKVKKISETAISLHDEAVNSWNNVNSTLGTIQEIANEEHTAKEVVQNATMALSLAEARLQVAIESLEAAKEVPDSAQGSNENSGDKDTVDEEQALLVAKEDIKECQANLANCEAELRHLQDRKEELQKEVSKLQEIAEKAQLNAVKAEEDVTNIMLLAEQAVAFELEATKLVNDAEIALQRADKSNSNSNADTIESTQAQDVVVAVPEEEKVVQGFSGDVERDRDLAIDDESVLANLSPETLSDKTSQVLEDKTQSDYLSDNENAVQTKKQEIQKDLTRDSSLAPKALLKKSSRFFSASFFSSAEDGTEFTPASVFQSFVLSVQKQLPKLIFGLLLMGAGVAFYSNRVERNAQLLTQADVIMTSVEEVSSSAKPLFRQLQKLPKKIKKIIASLPHQEVNEEEASLFDILWLLLASVIFVPIFQKIPGGSPVLGYLAAGILIGPYGLSIIRHVHGTKAVAEFGVVFLLFNIGLELSVERLSSMKKYVFGLGSAQVLATAVAVGLMAHYICGQAGPAAIVIGNGLALSSTAVVLQVLQERGESTSRHGRATFSVLLFQDLAVVVLLILIPLISPNSSKGGVGFQAIAEALGLAAVKAAVAITAIIAGGRLLLRPIYKQVAENQNAEIFSANTLLVILGTSLLTARAGLSMALGAFLAGLLLAETEFSLQVESDIAPYRGLLLGLFFMTVGMSIDPKLLVSNFPVITGTLGLLICGKTILVCLIGRMFGISLISAIRVGLLLAPGGEFAFVAFGEAVNQGIMSSQLSSLLFLVVGISMAITPWLAAGGQLIASRFEQNDVRSLLPVESETDDLQDHIIICGFGRVGQIIAQLLSERLIPFVALDVRSDRVAVGRALDLPVYFGDAGSREVLHKVGAERACAAAITLDTPGANYRTVWALSKYFPNVKTFVRAHDVDHGLNLEKAGATAVVPETLEPSLQLAAAVLSQAKLPTSEIAATINEFRSRHLAELTELCEASGSSLGYGFNRIMNKPKSPSPDSLDETPVSEGTLAI, encoded by the exons ATGAGCATGGATATGGCTTGTAGTTTGCCGCAGTCAAGAGTGTTGCATGGAGGTCTGGGGACGAGTTACAGACACAGATCAGTAGGTCAGTTAGGCTGCTTTGATTTTAGAGGGAGAGGTTTTGGTTGTGCTTCTTTTGGGGACTCGAGAAGTGTTTCAAGACTGCAGAGGAGCAGGATGAATGTTTCTGCTTGTTGGAATAATTCAAGAGTGGCTACTGGCAGGGAGTTTAAAGTTTTGAATACGAAGAGAAGTTTGTCTTGTAAGAAGAATAATAATCTTTTCATGGTGTCTCGAGTGATTTGGTCGAAGTGCCAGGGTAATGATTCTTTAGCCTATGTTAATGGCAATGGCCGGAATGTTGATTACGTGGAAGGTTCAGGTGAGGATGTAGGATTGGGGCCTGTTTCTAGTGCTGAACTGGATGCAactttggaagaagaagaagggcaaGCGGAGAGGAAAGAGGGAGGGAGTGAAATAGGATTAGAGGAACTGAGTGTGGATGAACTGAAAGAACTATTGCAAAAGGCCTTAAAGGAGCTAGAAGTAGCTCAAATAAATAGTACCATGTTTGAggaaaaggttaaaaaaatatcagagACTGCCATTTCTTTGCATGATGAAGCAGTCAATTCTTGGAACAATGTTAATTCTACCCTTGGCACCATCCAAGAAATAGCAAATGAAGAACATACAGCCAAAGAAGTTGTACAAAATGCAACAATGGCTCTTTCATTAGCTGAGGCAAGGCTTCAAGTAGCCATAGAATCTTTGGAGGCTGCAAAAGAAGTTCCtgattcagcacaaggttctaATGAGAACAGTGGTGATAAGGACACGGTGGATGAGGAGCAAGCTCTTTTGGTTGCTAAAGAAGATATCAAGGAATGCCAGGCTAATTTAGCCAATTGTGAGGCAGAGCTGAGGCATTTGCAAGATAGAAAGGAGGAGTTGCAGAAGGAAGTgagcaaattgcaagaaattGCTGAAAAGGCTCAGCTGAATGCGGTGAAAGCTGAAGAGGATGTTACAAACATAATGCTTTTGGCAGAGCAAGCTGTCGCCTTTGAACTTGAGGCTACAAAACTTGTAAATGATGCAGAGATTGCCCTACAGCGAGCAGATAAGTCTAATTCTAATTCAAATGCTGATACCATAGAATCTACACAAGCACAAGATGTTGTTGTGGCTGTTCCTGAAGAGGAGAAAGTGGTTCAAGGTTTTTCTGGTGATGTTGAAAGAGACAGAGATTTGGCAATTGACGACGAATCTGTGCTTGCCAATTTATCACCTGAAACACTATCTGATAAAACCAGCCAAGTTTTGGAAGACAAAACACAGTCTGATTATTTAAGTGATAATGAGAATGCTGTGCAAACAAAAAAGCAGGAAATACAGAAAGATTTGACCAGAGATAGTTCACTAGCTCCCAAGGCATTATTGAAAAAGTCTTCTCGATTCTTTTCTGCATCATTCTTCTCTTCTGCTGAAGATGGGACTGAGTTCACACCCGCATCAGTCTTCCAGAGCTTTGTATTATCTGTACAGAAGCAGTTGCCCAAGCTGATATTTGGGTTATTGTTAATGGGAGCAGG GGTTGCCTTCTATTCTAATAGAGTGGAGAGGAATGCTCAGCTGCTTACAcaggcagatgttattatgacCAGTGTTGAAGAAGTTTCCTCTAGTGCAAAGCCTCTGTTTAGACAACTTCAGAAACTccccaagaaaatcaagaaaatCATTGCATCATTACCTCATCAAGAg GTGAACGAGGAAGAAGCCTCCCTCTTTGACATCCTCTGGTTATTACTTGCAAGTGTTATATTTGTgccaatatttcaaaaaatcccTGGAG GCAGTCCTGTTCTTGGCTACTTGGCTGCCGGTATCTTGATTGGGCCTTATGGTCTCTCTATCATTCGTCACGTTCATGGGACAAAAGCAGTAGCTGAATTTGGAGTTGTTTTTCTTCTATTCAATATTGGCCTGGAG CTCTCTGTTGAAAGGCTTAGTTCAATGAAGAAATATGTCTTTGGATTAGGCTCTGCACAG GTGTTGGCAACTGCTGTAGCTGTCGGCTTGATGGCTCATTATATTTGCGGCCAAGCTGGTCCCGCTGCTATTGTCATTGGGAATGGCCTAGCATTATCATCCACTGCTGTTGTTCTGCAG gtGTTGCAGGAGAGAGGCGAGAGCACTTCACGGCATGGCCGAGCTACTTTTTCTGTGTTACTTTTTCAG GATCTGGCTGTCGTGGTCTTGCTAATACTCATACCTCTTATTTCTCCTAATTCTTCCAAAGGAGGG GTTGGTTTTCAAGCTATTGCTGAAGCACTTGGACTGGCTGCTGTTAAGGCAGCAGTTGCCATCACTGCTATAATTGCAGGGGGACGTTTG CTCCTTCGACCAATATACAAGCAGGTTGCAGAAAATCAAAATGCAGAAATTTTCTCAGCCAATACACTCCTTGTTATTCTTGGCACAAGTCTTCTTACAGCCAGA GCAGGACTTTCCATGGCATTGGGAGCATTTTTGGCTGGTTTACTACTGGCAGAAACTGAATTTTCCTTACAGGTTGAATCTGATATTGCTCCTTATCGTGGCCTTCTTTTGGGGCTCTTCTTTATGACG GTTGGAATGTCAATTGATCCAAAACTTCTTGTTTCAAACTTCCCAGTCATTACGGGCACACTAGGACTCTTAATATGTGGCAAGACTATCTTGGTTTGTTTGATAGGTAGAATGTTTGGGATTTCACTCATTTCTGCCATCAGAGTTGGTCTACTTCTTGCTCCTGGTGGGGAGTTTGCATTTGTGGCTTTTGGTGAAGCTGTTAATCAG GGCATAATGTCTTCCCAGCTGTCATCTTTGCTGTTTCTTGTTGTGGGCATTTCAATGGCCATCACACCATGGCTAGCTGCAGGAGGCCAGCTGATTGCTTCCCGCTTTGAGCAGAATGATGTTAGAAGTTTATTACCTGTAGAAAGTGAG ACAGATGATCTGCAAgatcatataattatttgtgGATTTGGACGAGTTGGCCAG ATCATTGCCCAACTTCTTTCAGAGCGTCTTATTCCATTTGTCGCACTAGATGTAAGAAG TGATAGAGTGGCAGTTGGGCGTGCTTTGGATCTCCCTGTGTACTTTGGAGATGCTGGTAGTAGAGAG GTCCTACATAAGGTTGGGGCTGAAAGGGCATGTGCTGCAGCAATAACTCTTGATACGCCTGGTGCAAATTATAGAACAGTTTGGGCTTTAAGCAAGTACTTCCCAAATGTGAAGACTTTTGTTCGTGCCCATGACGTTGATCATGGATTGAATTTAGAAAAGGCTGGAGCTACTGCT GTTGTCCCAGAGACCTTGGAACCAAGTCTTCAACTAGCAGCTGCTGTGCTTTCTCAG GCTAAACTCCCTACGTCGGAGATTGCAGCTACTATAAATGAATTCAGATCTCGACATCTGGCTGAGCTCACTGAG CTGTGTGAAGCAAGTGGAAGTTCTCTTGGTTATGGATTTAATAGAATTATGAACAAACCCAAATCTCCATCCCCAGATTCATTAGATGAGACCCCTGTCTCCGAAGGGACACTAGCAATATGA